The following is a genomic window from Dryobates pubescens isolate bDryPub1 chromosome 5, bDryPub1.pri, whole genome shotgun sequence.
ccttggtgattctgtgaaaatacctgcagcacctttcccagacagagagctCTTTAAGGAAGGCAACCTAGGGGGACACAGGGAAGCCCTACCCTATCTACACCTGCCCTATCTTCAAACAGCTTTTGTAGTCACAGATCAACACAGGAGTAGGCACACAACATAAAACTTCTGCGTTCATACTGCACGCTTGACATCCCTACACACCTGGCCAGGAAGGGTGTGTGGAAAAGGCTAGAAATGCTCCTTCCACTGCTTAAAAGGGAACACAGTTACATTTGTGGTTTTTTAAACAGGAACTAAAGTGTTTTTTAATTCCTGTCTCTTCTAGTGAAGGGGATGGATACAACATGCCAATCAGATTTAGTAAGAGATAAATTAAAACACCTCCCCAAGATAGTAAAGTCTCATCCAGCTGCATTATTTACTTCTAGCTTACTAGAGGCACTCCACAGAAAACACCAGAAGACAAAATGTGTGAGAGGAGCTCGTGCCTCAAAAGGAAAACTGAGCACTTGTTGCACTTGAGGTTAAGCAGATTGGCACTTCTGACCAGCACTGGGTTTCTTCCTTATCCTCTAAGCAAGTTTATTGCTTTGGAAGACACCTCTGCAAATTAACTGTGTTAACATTAGAGAACAAGCAGTTTTCCCCTCACCAGCCAAACAACAGTGGAAGTGGGGTCAGCCAAAAGTACAGCACCTTGTTTATTTTACAGGAATCAACCCCACCCTCTGAATGTAGTTTGCTTTGGCCTAAAGCTCTCGGAGGTAGCTGACTCTGGGACATGCAACCATTTTGTAAGTGGGAGTTTCCCTAGCAGTCATTTGGTTTTCTCAGCTATCAGGTGAACAAACTATCAGCACTCTCGTAGAGCAGGCTTGTCTAAGAATGGATTGTGTTGGAGAAAGGGATGTGTAAGGGAGGAGAGAAATAGCTTGAACAGCATCTTAGATCCCTTCAGAAATGGAAAGGGTTTGAAACATTTACTAGCGGCAGatcaaaagcagagaaaacGAGCAGCTGCTCAAACTAAAAACTGCATCAAGCTAATGCTCTCTACTCTCCCAGAAGTGAGGAGTAAATCACGTGGGGATCAGCACTCCTTATTGATTGCTGTTTTTCCAGACAGATCCCTTTCTCAGCCTATCAACCAACCCTTTGAACTCAAGCCAATCTGACGACACAAGTTCCACAACGGTTTTTTTAAGTTAGGTTTATTTAGCAATAGAAGTATGTACATGTAAGAGAATCCCCTGCAGCACGAGACATGCACAAAGCAGTGAGGGACTGAAAGTGGTGCTGCTCAATGGCCTTCCTTATCACCTGTCATCCCACTTtactcagcagcagggccaagatTAGAAAGGGACAGGTGAGAAATTTATCAGTCCACGTGGCAGAGTCTTCAGGCAGAGCCTTCCCAGCAACTGGTATTAAAACAAGCGGGCGCCGTAGCCAAATGTCTGTTTAATGCCCTCGAAGTAGTAGCGCTGCCAGCCTTGCTTTGTTCTTTCCTCCTCGCTGGCAGGTATGCCCTTTCCTTCCAAACACACCtctgtctcaccacctttgtcAGTGAAGTTCAAAGTAATTGTTGCAAAGTGCCCTGGAGGAACCAAAGCAAATCTGTCAGTGTGTGGTATAGTATATGCTGCctcaagctgctgctctgctcctcctctcacACAGCACCACTTAAAAGACTCCTCAGGATCCATCCCAGAGGGTCTATTTATGACAGCTGCAGGCCTTCTTCAgatagagaggaaggagagggctCCCTCTTCATGGGATTTGAAGCACTTGCAGCCACAGCTGAGCAAGCTGCTACTTCCTTGTTCCTAATCCCTGACTACTGCTCTAAGCCATGGCTGACGATTCTGACTTGATGGTGTGAGATATGAAGGTGGGATAAGGCTGGTACTCTGTATTCCCTGTTCACAAGCCAGAGTGCAGTGTGGCAAATGGGGATGGAAATCTTGAAACACAGGCAAGGGTCCATTCTTGGACTACTTACCAGCTGGCCAAGATTTAAATCTCCATTTCATAACAAGTTGCTTCTCAGGGACCTTGAAAAGAGAAAGACTGAGTAGTAATTTTTTGCAGATCTTGCAGTCTAGTAAGAAAGTTAATCTGAAGCCTTAGAGACCCCTTGAGAAACATACAACACATACAGAGGGAAAGAGATTGTAACTGTCCTTTTCTTTCCACTATCCTAGGATTGTAGGCCATAGTACACTCCCAAACTCAAGAGACAGCATCCCTATTCAGAAGACTTCAGTGGAAGGAgagcaaaagaggaaaagggtCTTTTACTATCTTTAACACCCCTTCAACCCTTAATAAGTAAGTAAAATCAAAGACAGGGCAGCTGCATGACTGGAAGCCAGATTTTCTCCCCAGACTGAAGTCCCATACATTAATCTGTACTATAGGGAACAGTTCAATAGCCACAGCAATTGATTATAGATAACTATGAGCACCAGGCAGAATTCCACAACTAACTGAAGTTTTGTTAAAGAGCTGATGTGTGAAAAACAAGAAGCTGCCCCTAAGCAAGGTATATCTGCACTAGTTAGTACTTACTAGGTCAACAAACTCTCCTGTGACACTGCCATCCAGCAACTGAAATTTGCCTCCTTTATCAGCCTCCAAGGTGGCTTGTGCATGAGTAAAAGCCTGGACCATCTGAAAAGAATTCAGAAGATCCACATTACTTTGCATCACCTGCTTGCAAACTTTTTGTCTAATGCCTCCCTCACCAAGATACCAAGGCTCTGGAAGAGGAGGTAAGTCAACAGTGTGAGGTCTTCATCAAGACAAGACAAATTCTCAGCCCTGGCCAGAAAATCAAGGCTGTAGCCACCACAACAGCATTCTGCCTGCCAGGGGAAAAGAACCCCTAGCTTACATATTCCATGCAGTGTTCTGTAAGCCATGCTTCTACTCTGTTGATTCCTTAAGGAAACCTAGTTCTGAGTtaagtgggttttttcctttctttgcatttttcttcttttctttttcttaaaaagAAGAACAAGACACTGAGATCACAtttaaataataacaaaatGCCACTCTCTCTCCTTGAACTACACAACAGCATGTGCAGGAGAGGGAAAGCTATGCCCAAAGTGCCCTTTGATACCACctaaccttaaaaaaaaaacccaaacaaaaccaccaccccaaaaaaacccccaagagcACACAACTGTAAATCCCAAGAGATGTGACCACACCTACAGATAGGTGCTGATAGCATTCTGGAGCTGGCTTCTGGCTGGCATTAATCCTCTCTTATCAGCTGTGTGAAAAGATGGGCACGTGAGCTGTAAGCCAAgtgtcctgcagcccagctttcTCACTCCAGTCTCACGGGTCATGAACATCCTACAGAATGCTCTAAAAAGCTTTTTTAGCAACAATCTCCTATGGGCACAGGGCAAATCTGAGAATCTGCCTGGCATTACCTCCTGCGTAACGAATACCCGGTAGAGCTCCTCGGGAGATGTTAAGAAGGTGTCCTTCAAGCTGATCTTGCATGTAGGGATCTTGACTCCTATGGATTTGGACTGCGATGTGGCAGTACCGCTGCTAGCGGCCGTCTAGCGAAACAACAAGCaaaacacacacagccccctAGATGTTGCACCAAAAAGGCTGAACAAGGGGTTCACATAtccaagagaggaagaaaagaaaccacagGCCTCGGGTGAAGGCATAATTAGGGACAACCGTATCTGAGCGCACAAAGCAGATTTATCACTCTGAATCAAGAAACATCACGCGCTGCAAACTGAAACAGTCAGGCCTCCCCCACAGATTCCTGACTATATGCATCCTATAAACAGCACAGGTTGCTCCTGTGAGCTCCAGAATCTGATGCTGTGTACCTTTTCCTTCACAGATCCAAAAGCACGTTTGCAGAGTTTTATTTACCTTGCGGTCTTCCGCTTTAGGAGCCACCTGAGGTGTTGTTTCCATGTGTTCACCGTTCACTGTGGGCAAAATCATGCCCTGGGTGAATTCTGGAAAGACAGGAATGTGCCCATGAAACTAATAAAAGATCAAGTACACAGTTTTAACTGTTCTTTGAAACTCACAACCCAGAAGGGATTCCTGGTTCCTCCCCTGCTCTTGCTAGCATCCATGACTCAAAACAGTGTTGAAAAAAGTAGAGAGACTTCTTTTTACAGGAAACTAATTCTTCTTCACTACTCTTCACTGAAAGCCATCAGAACTTGTCTGAACTTACCTCCTTCTCCTAGCCTAGGCATACTAATCACTATGTTCCCATGTTGTTCTCACATTAATGTCAGCCTTACACTTATGTagctttttctcccctctctcacCCACCACTATAAACAGCAATCACGTCTCAAATACTTCTATCTTGCTGGTCTagacaaaccaaacccagctttACAATTGCTTTTCAGGCtggctctcccttcctcctACTACTGTAGTACAGATAGTTACTTCTAACCCCATCTTCACATCATCTTTGTTGACACCAGATGACAAGACTACACACAGAAACTcaggggaggtctcaccagtgccCTACCAGCTGCACTAGTGTTTTTATAACTCCACCAGAAGCTTCTACCTTTCTCAGCTTTTTCTCCAGCTCTACCACTTCTTTCAatgctctttctccttcctcttcatctGTTCAAACTGGCAAAATCCCATTATGCAGCAGAACTGGGTTtttttatacatacatatatacacacacaaacacatacatgtgtgtgtgtgtgtctgttttATCTTGTATACCACACCACTTACTTCCTAATTGTTACTTATTCCAGACCACAAGATTATATGGTTATACCTGAACAACATTCTCAGCTTCCACTGGGTGACTTCATCTCCCACCCTGAACACTAAAACAtctgaacaaaaaaacccaagggtACAGAAATTTTatcctggaaaagcagcagccagcagcagctggtatTCAACACAGCTTGAATACCTAGCGTGCGTAGTGCACTAGAAGTAATTAGGCATAAAAAGCAACTGTAGTGTTCCCAGTCTGTACTCGACAGCAAAGCAGAACCCATCCAGAGCACATTAATTTAAGTCCAACTGCTGGAAGCAGGTTTATCTTCTATAATAAGTTTTATCTTGACCTGAGATATTCAATGACACACACAAAACCTGTAGAGCCATGTCCAGTTTTGAGTTATTCTCAATCCAAACAACACTAGATGCCTTTACTAGTGtagcaaaagaggaaaaactaACAAACTAGAGAGGAGTTCTCACCTCCTACAGGACTAACTAAAGGACAAATTGTGCCACTGCTATTTCTGTGTCACTGGGGTAGCAAACACATTTTACTGGCTTTCATCTTCTCCACAGCTAAGTTTCAGTGTGTGAAGGACATTCTCAGTTTTAGAACATCAATACAAAAACATTATTACTGGGTTATCACCAAACCAAATCTTTCTGGGCTGTGCTAGTGTTTAAAGACAGAAGTGCTTCTTGCCAGATGTTAACCATT
Proteins encoded in this region:
- the AHSA1 gene encoding activator of 90 kDa heat shock protein ATPase homolog 1, with the translated sequence MAKWGEGDPRWIVEQRADATNVNNWHWTERDASNWSTERLKTLLLPVRVEGEEGACEVTEVSKLDGEASINNRKGKLIFFYEWAIKLAWTGTSKTGVKYKGYVEIPNLSDENDIDEVEILVSLAKDEPDTNLKTLMKQEGAKKIRDAMKTYISTLKTEFTQGMILPTVNGEHMETTPQVAPKAEDRKTAASSGTATSQSKSIGVKIPTCKISLKDTFLTSPEELYRVFVTQEMVQAFTHAQATLEADKGGKFQLLDGSVTGEFVDLVPEKQLVMKWRFKSWPAGHFATITLNFTDKGGETEVCLEGKGIPASEEERTKQGWQRYYFEGIKQTFGYGARLF